The genomic DNA TAGGACGTGGTGCTTTTCCTTTAATGACAATTTTTCGTGTTGGATTTTTTGAAATAAGTCCTTCATCGACTGCATCTAAAATTGCTCCTTTTAATTGATGATGAAAATCCATGGTTGTCTGCCGTTCGTGGGTTAACGCGTAGTCATTTAATAACTGCTGATACCGTTGCCGATCCAAATGTTTTACTTTTAAACCAGGTGCCAACTCAGCAAGCCGCTGTTCCGCAATATAATATTTTTGCAACGAGATATCCCGAATCGCTCCTACCTTATATAGCTCCACCCATTCACTAAAATACTCATGAAATAACTGCTCTGTTCTCTTTCTCTTAACCAAAATAAAACCTCCTTGATAATTGTTGATGAACGAATCATCTTTTTTATTATCTCGGAGGTAGGAAAGTGTGTAAATATTCAGTTTTATATGAACATATTTTGGAGATAGGATTTTTTTAGGGATTTTAGTTGGTTGAGTTTATTTTGATTAAGAATAATGGCATCGTCTAAATGTGTAAATAAATCACCTATTTTTTGTTGTTCGTCTTTATTTGGGATATTAATTAAAGCTTCTTTAATATCGTTTGAATTAATGCTTTCAAATGTTGATCCAGTACTATACCTAGTCCAATAACCACTATCTTTCATTTTTCTGAGTTGTTGAAAAATAAAATCATTTCCTTTAACTGCTGCCACCCCACGTCCTAAAACTACATTATAGTCAGTTTTCCCAATTTCTCCTACTGGAGCACGAACGCTTAAAATTAAATCACCTTTTTCTGCTTTTTTTGTAACTTGAGTAGTCCAAATTCTTGGGACAACTTTATTATTTTTCATATCTGAATTTCCTTGTACTAAAATGTAGTCATCTGGATTTTCTGTATAATTTTCGGAGTTTGGAGATTGTCCCATGATTATTGAAAATGTTTCCCCTAACTTACACAGTTGCCAATCATCCTCAAAATCAGCAAATCTCACCCGAGGAACAGTCTCATCTTTCTTTGGAAACATCAGTTGTAGATACGCTTTCTTCAACTCTTTCAACTGATCCAACTTACGCTGATGAAGAGTGATAAGGTCATCAATATCTTTGAAAAATTGACCAACTTTGCGTTGCTCATCAATATTTGGCACTGGTATTTCTATATCCATGACTCTGTTTTTTGAAATGTTGTATCGTGAAATACCTTGTGCAAGAAATATGAATTTTTTACGAACGTTAGGCGAACGTAGCATGAAGGCCATGTAGTATGGAGCCAATTCTGTAACTGGACGATAGCCAAAACAGAAGCTATTCAAGTACACATTCGCTTCATTACCAAGCCATACAGACGACATCCCTACCTCTTCAGGCGTTTCCGACGATGTGGTAAAGAATATGTCACCATACTCCACCTGGTTTTGCTTAGCGTCTATTTCAACACTCTCAGTCATTTTCAAGTCAGTTATTGGATTACTAAAAACATTGATATAAGTTACGAACGTAGCATCACCGTGCCCAAAGTCCTCTTTCGTTTTTCCGGTCAGCCCAGTGAATGTGTCCCCCAATTCTTCAACCTTACGATGTTCCCAATCTTCACTAAACCCACGAAACCGGAGCCGAGGGACTTTTTTCATCTCGTCCCTCATCCTCCAAACACCTCTTTCGTAGCATCTATCAGCGCTTGGGTTTCTTCCGTTACCACTAGATCATCAAGCATAGCTAATAACTCAGCTTCTACTTTTTTTATTTCCTCGTTAGTATTTTTAATATCGTTGTTTAGCGCCACTAAATCAACAGGTGGCTCTTCTTCGTATGTGTCAACATATCTAGGGATATTCAAATTATAGTCATTTTCTTTGATTTCATCTAACGTTGCGAGATGTGAATATTTCTCTATTTCTTTGCGCTGAACAACAGTATCGACAATTTTATCGACATCTTCTGGGCGCAAATGATTTTGTTTTTTTAATTTTTCAAATTCTCGACTTGCATCAACAAATAAAATATCAGAAGCCGTACGATTTTTTCTTAAAATCAAGACACAAACTGGAATAGATGTATTCAAGAATAATTTATCTGGGAATCCAATCACTGTTTCAATTTGGTGTTTGTCAATCAACGCTTTTCGAATACGACCTTCTGCGGCTCCTCTAAATAATACGCCGTGAGGTAAAATAATCGCCATTCGGCCATTGTCTTCTAAATGGTATAAACAATGGAGTAAAAACGCATAATCCGCTTTGGTTTTCGGCGCAATACCATATTCACGCCAACGAGGATCATCTTCACGATCTTTATTGTTCCAATGAGCTGAGTAGGGCGGATTTGCCATAACCGCATCAAACATTCTTGGATTATCTTTCCCATCTACTACGCCATCTGGCCAGTCACTTTCAAGTGTATCCGCATGATTAATACTAATATCATTGTACTCTACACCATGCATCATTAAGTTCATTCTCGATAAGCGATACGGTGTGGCATCTTTTTCTTGCCCAAAATATTTAATCATACCTCGCTTATGTGAATTTTTCATATAGCTAGCTGTTGTTAACAACAACGACCCCGAACCAACCGTTGGATCATAAATTGAAAAACTTTCCTCTTCCTCACGACCAGATGTTAAAATTCGTGCCATTACGTTAGAGATTTCTTTCGGTGTATAGTATTGACCCATATCAGAAGCCAAGACTGTTGCAAATTGAGCAACTAAATATTCATAGATATCTGATACTGTATCATCACTACCTGACAAATCAAATTCTGGTGAAGAAAGCAGCTCAATCATTGAAATCATGACACTAGCACGAGCTTGTGCATTCGCGCCTAAATCGGCACTATCAAAGCGCATACCATCAAAAATCCCTTCAAAATCGCCTTTTGCTTCAAAGGCAATTTGCTGATTGAAATGACCAAATGTATCAGTCATCATCCCAATATTAAAACGATCTTCATCGATTGCTTTTTTCCAATCATCAAAAAAATCATTTGGTTGAATCGCATAACCTAAGTTTTTTTGCATATATTCTAATGCTTTTGAGGGATTCTGTGCATAAATGTTTTCCCAAGTTTCTCCCCGTGTGACATCATCTAGCCAACGTGTTGCTTTTTCTGATAGGTATTTATAAAATAAAATACCAAAAATATAATCTTTATATGCTGTCAAACCAATTTGTCCACGTGTTTGATTCAACATCGCCCACATCTTCGTTTGTTGTTCTTGTGATAAAGCCATCGTATTCTGTCCTTCTTTCTAATTATAATGAATTGAAAAATTTCATTAGGGCTTCTTCAAACTCGGCGGCACCAAAAAAGTCAATATTTTCTTCTTTTTCGATTTCACGAACTAAATCTGCCAAATTAGGATTATCAATGAGTGTGTGACCAGGTAAAAATAAATCAAATGCCTCAACTACTCGATTTCCATTTACATCTTGGTCAGCCGCCCATCGCCGAATTTTCAATTCTCGAAGATTTGTCCGTCTTTTCTTACGCTCTTGTTGAAGCGTTTCAGTAGTGAAGTGTTCCGTAATTTCACCAGATTCAATATCATCGACAATTTCATTAATTTCTTGACGACTTTCATCATCCATTGGAGTAATATGTTTATCAATCGCTTCTCGATTATGCTCTGTTTTTTCATCCATAAAGTTATTTAACAATTCAACTAACATATCATAGTCAATAATTTCATGGTCAAAAAATTCAATTCCTATTTTAATTTCAGTTAAATCGGGTCGTTCTGATTCAGGTAGTTTTTCTTTAGTATCATATAATCTCGCTTGTAACGCGCCAAATTCGTCAGTATTGGCAATATCTAAGCGAATCATTTCACCAGTTGGTTCATTGTTATCATCTAAAACATCAATCTCGGTTCCTAACTCATATCCTTGCTGAATCAATTGTTGAATCTTACTCTGCGCTGGAAAAGCCAAGTTGACAAATTCTCTGATATCATTAGTTCCACGAGGCACTTGGCTAAAATCATCCCCTGCTAGTTCTTTTAAACGAGCAATTGTTCCTTCTAATTCTTGGATTTGATGACTTTGTGGTTTAGCTAAAATATCATCATTTTCTAAATCTTTAAGTTCTTGATTTCCAGCTTCTTCTTCCGCTTCTTGTAATGTATCGTTTCCGCCTCGTGTATAGATACGCAATGCATTTTCTACATATTCTTTCATTGCATCGCCTTGGCGATAGAAGCGAACTTTTCCATGTGGTTTACTGTCACGGTTCAGCGTCCGATTGGTGCGCGACATCGCTTGAATCAGCATACCTTCTTTAAGCATTTTATCCATATAAATCATGTTAATAAATTTTGAATCAAAACCTGTGAGCAGTTGATCTGAAACAATCACTAAATCTAAACGCTCTTCTTCTTTTCCTTGATTGTATGGTTTCTTACGAGCTAGTCGTTTAGTAATATCAATCATATACGCACGTGCTGGGTCTTTCGCAGAAAGAATACTTGGTACATTGAATTTTTCTGTGTAAGCCTTAATTGCTTTTTTTAAAGCTTCATTTTGCTCTTTTGTACCATTTTTATTTGATTCATCCGTTGAAAAAGTCATGGTTACATTTAAGTGCGGTGCTTTTTCTTTAAAAATATTGTAGTAATGTACTACTGCTTGTTTACCAGAGACTGCTAACATTGCTTGAAAAGTATTTTCTTTTCGGATCCCACCTATTAACGGTCCGCTAGAGGTTTTTTTCCAATTGTCCAAAATGTCTTGAACGACTTGACGACGGTAAACATCACTTTGATAGACTTCTTTTTCATATTCTTGTTCAGAAAAATCACTTTCTGCATTTTCAACGACCCAATGAGGCTTGAAATAAGTGACGTCAAAGCCTAGAACATTGCCATCACCAATTGCATCTTTAATGGTATAGGTATGCAATCGTTTCCCAAAAATATCATGTGTTGAAATGTCTCTTGATGTTGTCACATCGTTAATTTCATCACTATAAAAATTGGGCGTTCCAGTAAAGCCAAACCATGTTGTTTTCTTAAATGCTTTTTTTATTAACTGAACAGATTCACCGCTGGCACTTCGATGCGCTTCATCCATGATAATGACATTCCACTCATCATTTGTTAGACCATTTTTCACCGCTTTTGTTAAACCTTGAACAGAAATTAGTAAAATTTGTGAAGCACCTTTATGTTTTAGTTCTCGTTTAAGTTCACGGCCATTAACTTTTTTGATTCGTTTTTTAAAGTGCATATACGCAAAGTCTTTAAAGTTTTCTAATGTCTGGTCAATTAAATCGACACGATCAACAATAAACAAAACGTTGCGAACTCTTGGCGCAGAAGCTAATAATTGAGCAACTTTAAAAGAGGTCACCGTTTTACCTGAACCCGTCGTATGCCAAATATAACCGCCTTCTTTTTCAATTAGGCCACTGGATTCCATTTCTTTCATACGTTGTAAAATGCCTCGTGTTGCTTGAATTTGATAGCTACGCATAACCATCAAATTATCATTTGATGCATCTGGAATCATATTGACAGTGACTAACCGATGTAATGCAGGAATCCCCATGACTTGGTGAGCAAATTCAAAAGCATCTGTAATATCTTTATTTCTTTCATCACGCCAGCCAAAAACAAATGTTTTATTATAATGTTCAAAGGCATTAGGTCGTGCAAAATAATGCGCTGAGTGTTGACTTAAAATAAATTGGACTTGTACAAAAGCAAATAAGCCCTCATATAATCCATCGCCATGATAGCCTTTCAATTGTTCAAATGCATGCCATTGATTTTGTAAATGTTCATCTTTTTCTTCGATATGCGCAACAGGAATTCCATTAATCAATAACGCTAAATCAATAATTCTCTTGGATGTTAAACCTTTAGGTAAATTATTAAACATTACTTGGCTAACAACCTCATAACGTGAACGACCACCAGCCACATCATCTGAATAAAAAATTTCAATTTCTAAACTTGATCCATCATCCCGAACAAGCGGAATTGAGCCAACACCACCTGCTCCAACCAATAATAATTGAGCATCGTAAGGTGTTCGAATACGTTGTAATTCTTGGAGAATCATTTTGAATTCATTATCAGATAACGGTGTACCATTTAATTTATGTGCATTTGTTTCATTTAATACATCGTGCCAATGCTGCTCTAACTTTTTAATACTTACATTCGATAAGTCTTTACGATAAGTCCAACCCTCAGACTCAAGCTTTTTTATTAACGCTTCTTCAAATTTTGCTTCTGCCAATTAAATACTTCCTCTCGCTTTTAATGAGAACAAATTCTGTAAATAAAGCCTTTTCTCTCGCTCTAACAACAAGAACTTACGCTGTCATACAGTGTAAGTGTAATGAATTACCCCAACTTTTTCAATAAAAAATGGAATCTTTATTGAAAAGATTCCATTTTTTATTGATTAAATTATCCTTCTTGTATAATCGTTTCTTTTAGCTTTATATATTCGGCTTCTGTCAAAATCTTTTTCTCAAATAAGGCATGTGCTCGCTCTAGTTTACTAAAAATATCGTCCGCATGTTTAGTTGTTTCTGTTTCAGGTTGTTCTGAAATAACTTCAAAATCGGCTTCTAAAATTTCTAGATCTTTTTCTGCATCTTCTTGAGTATAGCCTATGTTTTTACTTAATTCATCCTTTAACCTCATAGCCATTGGTTTCATAGAGGCATAATTAATGCCGCCGGAAACAACGCCGCCTAAAACGGGAATTGCTTTAGAAACACCTTTCGCAAAAGTTGCTTTTGTTAATTTCGTCCCAAAAACAGCTAATATTTTTTTCAATATTGGATAATAGAAAGTTTTCATTAGCGCCTTCTGCGGGATTTTCTTTACAGCTTGGATAGATAAACGTTTAGACAAAATCCGAACGACCGAACCAGCTGACGTTACCCCTAACATGATTCCCAAGTATAAAATCAGTGTATTTTTGGCTTCTTCTGTCAATTCATCTTGATTGTTCCATAAATCATGGTAGCCATAAATATAAGAAATTTCTTGCGCTAATTTCAAAGAATAGCCATAGAATTGCGCAATATCTGCGGGAATGGTAGCTGCCATAGCCAGACCACCTGGAATTCCTGTCGCAAATGAAATTGCGCTCGACTGCATAACTGCTTGGTTAATACATTTTTGGGCAGCTCGGTCTAGTTCTTTTTTTGATAAGACTTTTTCTGGTCCGTCATCAAATAATTCTTGTACATTGTCCACTTTATCTTGAAACATTTTTGTCAAAAAAGCATTTCGATTCACTTTGACACCAGGTAATTTTAACGACTCATTCACTACTTTCAACGCTAATACTTCTTCTTCCAACTGTAGGCCTCCTATTTTTACGCATAAATTCTCTTACAGTGTACTCCTTTTATCTTTCAAAAACAACGCCACTTCCAGCGCCAACAAGTCCACTTCCTTATCAAAATCCAACAGCACTAGCTGTTCAATTTTCTCCAATCGTTGTAACAAAGTATTACGATGAATAAAGAGCTTTTTGGCTGTTTGAGACAAGTTTCGTTTTGATTGAAAATAGACATTCAGTGTATGGACAAAGTCTGTATGTTGCTGTTGATCACTTTTCAGCAATGGTTGAAGATATTTTTTTCTGAGGGTTGCTTGTCCTTCTGCTAAAAAATAACGTTGCAATGTCTGTCTAAGATGAAAATTCGCGTAGGAAGCAATCCTCATTTCAGGTTTTTCTGCAACGAATTGGCGTTGAAAGGCTAAAACGTCAATCGCTTGTTGATACGATTCATGAATCTGGGTCAGACCTTGAATCTTAGGTCCTATTGTTAGGAAAAGTTCCACATCTTCTTGTACTTTCATTAACTGATTTATACTACTTTGTGCTAGGCGTTGCATCATTTTCAGATAATCGCCTTCTTTTTCAGGTGGATTTTCAACTAATAAGACAAAGGAACTGTCAATTTCAATACAAACAATTTTTTGTTTGTCCCCTAAAATAACTTGGTTTAACTGGTTACCTAAAATAGACATTCTTTCTTGCCTTTGGCGTTCATTTAAAGTTAATGAAATTAGCAAAATAGCATAGGGCTTATCTATTGCCAAGCGATAATATTGTTGAAATTGTTGGAAAACAGCTTGATCCCTCTTTTCATGCGCAATCAGCTTAAAAAATAATTCGTTTCGTTGTTGGTATTCTTCAAATTTCCGTGAGTATTCCAATTGCAATTGTAAAAGTAAGTAATGAGCTGTGATTTTAAAATGAGCCACGTCGACTGGTCGTAATGGGGCCAAGGTGTTCCAGACGAGCAAATAATATAAAATAACATTTTTCTTTTTAATTGGATAAATTTCAATTGGCACCACT from Enterococcus faecalis includes the following:
- a CDS encoding type I restriction-modification system subunit M codes for the protein MALSQEQQTKMWAMLNQTRGQIGLTAYKDYIFGILFYKYLSEKATRWLDDVTRGETWENIYAQNPSKALEYMQKNLGYAIQPNDFFDDWKKAIDEDRFNIGMMTDTFGHFNQQIAFEAKGDFEGIFDGMRFDSADLGANAQARASVMISMIELLSSPEFDLSGSDDTVSDIYEYLVAQFATVLASDMGQYYTPKEISNVMARILTSGREEEESFSIYDPTVGSGSLLLTTASYMKNSHKRGMIKYFGQEKDATPYRLSRMNLMMHGVEYNDISINHADTLESDWPDGVVDGKDNPRMFDAVMANPPYSAHWNNKDREDDPRWREYGIAPKTKADYAFLLHCLYHLEDNGRMAIILPHGVLFRGAAEGRIRKALIDKHQIETVIGFPDKLFLNTSIPVCVLILRKNRTASDILFVDASREFEKLKKQNHLRPEDVDKIVDTVVQRKEIEKYSHLATLDEIKENDYNLNIPRYVDTYEEEPPVDLVALNNDIKNTNEEIKKVEAELLAMLDDLVVTEETQALIDATKEVFGG
- a CDS encoding restriction endonuclease subunit S, which produces MKKVPRLRFRGFSEDWEHRKVEELGDTFTGLTGKTKEDFGHGDATFVTYINVFSNPITDLKMTESVEIDAKQNQVEYGDIFFTTSSETPEEVGMSSVWLGNEANVYLNSFCFGYRPVTELAPYYMAFMLRSPNVRKKFIFLAQGISRYNISKNRVMDIEIPVPNIDEQRKVGQFFKDIDDLITLHQRKLDQLKELKKAYLQLMFPKKDETVPRVRFADFEDDWQLCKLGETFSIIMGQSPNSENYTENPDDYILVQGNSDMKNNKVVPRIWTTQVTKKAEKGDLILSVRAPVGEIGKTDYNVVLGRGVAAVKGNDFIFQQLRKMKDSGYWTRYSTGSTFESINSNDIKEALINIPNKDEQQKIGDLFTHLDDAIILNQNKLNQLKSLKKSYLQNMFI
- a CDS encoding EcsC family protein, which codes for MEEEVLALKVVNESLKLPGVKVNRNAFLTKMFQDKVDNVQELFDDGPEKVLSKKELDRAAQKCINQAVMQSSAISFATGIPGGLAMAATIPADIAQFYGYSLKLAQEISYIYGYHDLWNNQDELTEEAKNTLILYLGIMLGVTSAGSVVRILSKRLSIQAVKKIPQKALMKTFYYPILKKILAVFGTKLTKATFAKGVSKAIPVLGGVVSGGINYASMKPMAMRLKDELSKNIGYTQEDAEKDLEILEADFEVISEQPETETTKHADDIFSKLERAHALFEKKILTEAEYIKLKETIIQEG
- a CDS encoding PucR family transcriptional regulator, yielding MMLKVSDLLTLEELPGITLVAGHKNQDQPILKVNILENPDILDWLTAGELLLTTGYIFKDDRKLQKNFLKELAKHHCAALGFKTQRYFEEVPPDLIKLADEMNVPILAIPYNYTFSQIADVLKSRVTLEQFDMNAQETALHNKIYQILETGSSSFHLLQDLAETIQNPVLLLNDHFEGVNFFDLPKNPIRISSILEDRQETSEFQKQLLEQSHPSLRFYQEPIHLQLKLQNQVVPIEIYPIKKKNVILYYLLVWNTLAPLRPVDVAHFKITAHYLLLQLQLEYSRKFEEYQQRNELFFKLIAHEKRDQAVFQQFQQYYRLAIDKPYAILLISLTLNERQRQERMSILGNQLNQVILGDKQKIVCIEIDSSFVLLVENPPEKEGDYLKMMQRLAQSSINQLMKVQEDVELFLTIGPKIQGLTQIHESYQQAIDVLAFQRQFVAEKPEMRIASYANFHLRQTLQRYFLAEGQATLRKKYLQPLLKSDQQQHTDFVHTLNVYFQSKRNLSQTAKKLFIHRNTLLQRLEKIEQLVLLDFDKEVDLLALEVALFLKDKRSTL
- a CDS encoding DEAD/DEAH box helicase family protein, with protein sequence MAEAKFEEALIKKLESEGWTYRKDLSNVSIKKLEQHWHDVLNETNAHKLNGTPLSDNEFKMILQELQRIRTPYDAQLLLVGAGGVGSIPLVRDDGSSLEIEIFYSDDVAGGRSRYEVVSQVMFNNLPKGLTSKRIIDLALLINGIPVAHIEEKDEHLQNQWHAFEQLKGYHGDGLYEGLFAFVQVQFILSQHSAHYFARPNAFEHYNKTFVFGWRDERNKDITDAFEFAHQVMGIPALHRLVTVNMIPDASNDNLMVMRSYQIQATRGILQRMKEMESSGLIEKEGGYIWHTTGSGKTVTSFKVAQLLASAPRVRNVLFIVDRVDLIDQTLENFKDFAYMHFKKRIKKVNGRELKRELKHKGASQILLISVQGLTKAVKNGLTNDEWNVIIMDEAHRSASGESVQLIKKAFKKTTWFGFTGTPNFYSDEINDVTTSRDISTHDIFGKRLHTYTIKDAIGDGNVLGFDVTYFKPHWVVENAESDFSEQEYEKEVYQSDVYRRQVVQDILDNWKKTSSGPLIGGIRKENTFQAMLAVSGKQAVVHYYNIFKEKAPHLNVTMTFSTDESNKNGTKEQNEALKKAIKAYTEKFNVPSILSAKDPARAYMIDITKRLARKKPYNQGKEEERLDLVIVSDQLLTGFDSKFINMIYMDKMLKEGMLIQAMSRTNRTLNRDSKPHGKVRFYRQGDAMKEYVENALRIYTRGGNDTLQEAEEEAGNQELKDLENDDILAKPQSHQIQELEGTIARLKELAGDDFSQVPRGTNDIREFVNLAFPAQSKIQQLIQQGYELGTEIDVLDDNNEPTGEMIRLDIANTDEFGALQARLYDTKEKLPESERPDLTEIKIGIEFFDHEIIDYDMLVELLNNFMDEKTEHNREAIDKHITPMDDESRQEINEIVDDIESGEITEHFTTETLQQERKKRRTNLRELKIRRWAADQDVNGNRVVEAFDLFLPGHTLIDNPNLADLVREIEKEENIDFFGAAEFEEALMKFFNSL